A genome region from Akkermansiaceae bacterium includes the following:
- a CDS encoding PD-(D/E)XK nuclease family protein, translated as MPKRIFLGYDSPFLPNLVSHLLGDPDTLAHTLVIVPTGQSGRTLRESLAAAAGSILAPTVSTPGAMLHTGDPSLATAWLEKLAWIEALESIAPADWQNFSGLFPVSPASAGGSSDWAVSLASELALLRAGLQENLHNLFSASKFLASTPESARWEDLSRLEVLVEKLLASWGFTSRSTMLRESFALPANFHTIILAGVTEMPPCLAKALMETHCDVTAIIAAPESEAQHFSELGLPLEPWIIRKLPPHASVSIVADPAAQAKCALEAVSATGSPSPNIALGSADEPTGAALARVFTENGWSAFHPASAQPLPALVRWLGAWKNWLSKPSSRHLAALLSLPECNPMANGKRSANLTTLNRLRDKHPTIEPEEILYRLKNLPPSDEAENSRNGELWLTVSGLSARREHFLSSTFAEALSSHLRDLQPVAESSAATLTAIEDFLAAASPIFGIVRRSNTFWLQTLLSELPAPTARPPADRAIDVQGWLELLFEPGEHLVICGMNEGFVPARSSGDPWLSENTRKILGLTSDADRHARDAYLLHAMLMMRGNTGSAHLICGKNGAGGEPYLPSRLLLQVPRKELPETVRHLFREIAPPESDLIWTRDFEWQPPHIEVPDHFGVTTLRDYLSCPFRFYLKHLARMSEPAPDRREMDARDFGNIAHHVVENWGKDEEANKLTDPTKLSDYLDSALETAIFREFGKKPPLAIRIQAAAIRQRLEWFAERQAESAAEGWEIVATERGFTIPSGKLTIKGKIDRIDRHRGTGQIRVIDYKTGDVKKGVEGEHRRKITPAASLPSHIPEAGPPFHQGFDPKGKPAAFLWQNLQLPLYALAESSDGGIPIPCYIHLGKTEDNVKFSTWDTFSESDMISAQACADWIVSEIAQRNFWPPAEKVTYDDYSILSQGRPLAEAIASLGG; from the coding sequence ATGCCAAAGCGGATCTTCCTGGGATACGATTCACCCTTCCTGCCCAATCTGGTCTCCCACCTCCTTGGCGACCCGGATACGCTGGCGCACACCCTCGTCATCGTCCCCACCGGCCAGAGCGGCAGGACGCTGCGCGAGTCACTCGCAGCCGCCGCCGGTTCCATCCTCGCACCGACCGTCTCCACCCCTGGCGCGATGCTCCACACCGGCGATCCATCGCTAGCCACCGCATGGTTGGAGAAACTCGCATGGATCGAGGCCCTCGAATCCATAGCCCCCGCCGATTGGCAAAATTTCTCCGGCCTTTTCCCGGTATCCCCAGCCAGTGCCGGCGGCAGTTCCGACTGGGCTGTTTCCCTTGCCTCCGAGCTGGCCTTGCTGCGCGCCGGGCTTCAGGAAAACCTGCACAACCTTTTCTCCGCCTCGAAATTCCTCGCATCCACACCGGAGTCCGCACGTTGGGAGGATCTATCAAGGCTGGAGGTGCTCGTGGAGAAACTCCTGGCATCCTGGGGATTCACCTCGCGCTCCACCATGCTCAGGGAATCCTTCGCCCTGCCCGCAAATTTCCACACCATCATCCTCGCCGGAGTCACCGAAATGCCGCCCTGCCTTGCCAAGGCGCTCATGGAAACGCACTGCGATGTGACAGCCATCATCGCCGCCCCGGAGTCAGAGGCGCAGCATTTCTCGGAACTCGGCCTTCCGCTTGAACCGTGGATCATCCGCAAGCTCCCGCCGCACGCCTCCGTGAGCATCGTTGCCGATCCTGCCGCCCAGGCGAAATGCGCTCTCGAAGCGGTGTCCGCCACCGGATCGCCTTCACCAAACATCGCCCTCGGCAGCGCGGATGAGCCAACGGGAGCCGCCCTCGCCCGGGTTTTCACAGAGAACGGCTGGAGCGCCTTCCACCCCGCATCCGCCCAACCCCTCCCCGCTCTTGTCCGCTGGCTGGGTGCTTGGAAAAACTGGCTTTCCAAACCCTCCTCCCGCCACCTCGCCGCCCTGCTTTCCCTGCCGGAGTGCAATCCCATGGCCAACGGGAAACGCTCCGCAAATCTCACCACCCTGAATCGTTTGCGGGACAAGCACCCGACCATAGAGCCCGAGGAAATCCTATATCGCCTGAAAAACCTCCCCCCATCCGATGAAGCGGAAAACTCACGAAACGGGGAATTATGGCTCACCGTGAGCGGGCTGTCCGCACGCCGCGAGCATTTCCTCAGCTCCACCTTCGCGGAAGCGCTTTCCTCCCACCTCCGCGATCTCCAACCCGTCGCGGAAAGTTCCGCCGCCACACTCACCGCCATCGAGGACTTCCTCGCCGCCGCCTCACCCATTTTCGGAATCGTCCGGCGCAGCAACACCTTCTGGCTCCAGACACTCCTCTCAGAACTCCCTGCACCCACCGCCCGCCCACCCGCTGACCGTGCCATTGATGTCCAGGGCTGGCTGGAACTCCTCTTCGAGCCGGGCGAGCACCTCGTCATCTGCGGCATGAACGAAGGCTTCGTCCCCGCCCGCTCCAGTGGCGACCCATGGCTTTCCGAAAACACCCGCAAGATCCTCGGCCTCACCTCGGATGCCGACCGCCATGCCCGCGACGCCTACCTGCTCCACGCCATGCTGATGATGCGTGGAAACACCGGCTCCGCCCATCTCATCTGCGGCAAGAACGGTGCGGGCGGCGAGCCATACCTGCCCTCACGCCTGCTCCTCCAGGTGCCGCGCAAGGAGTTGCCAGAAACCGTCAGGCACCTCTTCCGCGAGATCGCCCCGCCGGAGTCCGATCTCATCTGGACCCGGGATTTCGAATGGCAGCCGCCACACATCGAAGTCCCGGATCACTTCGGCGTCACCACCCTGCGCGACTACCTCTCATGCCCCTTCCGTTTCTACCTCAAGCACCTCGCCCGCATGTCCGAACCTGCGCCGGATCGCAGGGAGATGGATGCCCGGGATTTCGGAAACATCGCCCACCACGTCGTCGAGAACTGGGGCAAGGATGAGGAGGCCAACAAACTAACAGATCCCACCAAGCTGAGCGACTATCTCGATTCCGCGCTGGAGACAGCGATTTTCCGGGAGTTCGGGAAAAAGCCCCCCCTCGCCATCCGCATCCAGGCTGCAGCCATCCGCCAGCGCCTCGAGTGGTTCGCCGAGCGCCAGGCGGAGTCCGCAGCGGAGGGCTGGGAGATCGTCGCCACCGAGCGCGGCTTCACCATCCCCTCCGGCAAACTCACCATCAAGGGCAAGATCGACCGAATCGACCGCCACCGCGGCACCGGCCAGATCCGCGTCATTGACTACAAGACCGGCGACGTGAAAAAAGGAGTCGAGGGCGAGCACCGCCGCAAGATCACGCCAGCCGCAAGCCTTCCGTCCCACATCCCGGAAGCCGGTCCTCCCTTCCACCAAGGATTCGACCCGAAGGGCAAGCCCGCCGCTTTCCTCTGGCAGAACCTCCAGCTCCCCCTCTACGCGCTCGCCGAGTCCAGTGACGGCGGCATCCCCATCCCCTGCTACATCCACCTCGGCAAAAC
- a CDS encoding right-handed parallel beta-helix repeat-containing protein — protein sequence MGLGPDEDPRPHLDEFRAVRERIADMVRTAPNEMLAARYQEGLVEFDRALAAVREYLEALGLIAPSEDVKVVEVPSAARGHAVFVPENLVAEPVGLPVLSQPLPDLPEEEVPPAGGFFRAVAWSLLLLSLIGFGGWAYLKIEGERELMKQQRVAFLERQGAIFIENRRWPEAEEAFAEIEGIYPESDLVTLGRRSIEAGMAEEQNQFIGYWKGEAIAAFEASRWDDAEKAARQVLEKFPGEKEVKGLIARIAEAKRGELREDAIAAVRKSIAARDFDAAISGARSLAGTDTEDAEAAELLREAIAAKDKAEADLLRARDLAALAAGKDTGEFDEEGLELMREALALAPDDEAIKARYERMASYTRTIRVPVDVETVGEALATARDRDRIVIAEGTWEGPFLIGAAVELEGVSGKRFFQCAADAGSVLGFAPGVKGVRVRGLTVRHLSFDAGEERFSLAHVRGAGVEFSDCRFELGSGHGIAVTESGHAKVVRCRFTENGWNGIGVSGSGSLLEAEKNMLKGNFQNGIEAWDGAAVILTGNESSGNSRNGIHVDCGTASATVLDNKLTGNREFGMVVTSAGEGEVTGNTMGNNILGGMVVKAGGAKVTVKDNAISSNGGPGLVLEKGVPEDGYAANRISGNGGKQLISGIDFSAGE from the coding sequence TTGGGACTCGGACCCGATGAGGATCCGAGGCCACATCTCGATGAATTCCGCGCGGTGCGGGAACGGATCGCCGATATGGTGCGGACGGCGCCGAACGAGATGCTGGCGGCGAGGTATCAGGAAGGGCTGGTGGAGTTCGACAGGGCGCTGGCGGCGGTGCGCGAGTATCTGGAGGCGTTGGGCCTGATCGCTCCGTCGGAGGATGTGAAAGTCGTTGAGGTGCCATCGGCGGCGCGCGGCCACGCGGTTTTTGTTCCTGAGAACCTGGTCGCGGAGCCGGTCGGGCTGCCTGTGCTTTCGCAGCCTCTGCCGGATCTGCCGGAGGAAGAGGTGCCTCCTGCGGGTGGCTTTTTCCGGGCTGTTGCCTGGTCGCTGCTGTTGCTATCCCTCATCGGTTTCGGTGGTTGGGCTTATCTGAAAATCGAAGGGGAGCGGGAACTGATGAAGCAGCAGCGCGTCGCGTTCCTTGAGCGCCAGGGGGCGATCTTCATCGAGAACCGACGCTGGCCGGAGGCTGAGGAGGCCTTTGCTGAAATCGAGGGCATCTATCCTGAATCCGATCTGGTGACGCTGGGACGTCGCAGCATCGAGGCCGGGATGGCGGAAGAGCAGAACCAGTTCATCGGCTACTGGAAGGGGGAGGCGATCGCGGCTTTTGAGGCGAGCCGGTGGGACGATGCTGAAAAGGCAGCACGGCAGGTTCTGGAAAAGTTTCCTGGCGAGAAGGAAGTGAAAGGGCTTATTGCGAGGATTGCGGAGGCGAAGCGGGGGGAGTTGCGGGAGGATGCCATCGCCGCGGTGCGGAAAAGCATTGCGGCAAGGGACTTCGACGCTGCGATATCCGGCGCACGGTCGCTGGCAGGGACAGATACTGAGGATGCCGAGGCGGCGGAGCTTCTGCGCGAGGCGATAGCCGCGAAGGATAAGGCTGAGGCCGACCTGTTGCGTGCCCGCGACCTGGCCGCGCTGGCCGCCGGGAAAGATACGGGCGAGTTCGACGAGGAGGGGTTGGAACTGATGAGGGAGGCCCTGGCCCTGGCTCCGGATGATGAGGCGATCAAGGCGCGCTACGAGAGGATGGCCTCCTATACCCGCACGATCCGCGTGCCGGTTGATGTGGAGACGGTTGGCGAGGCTTTGGCGACGGCGCGGGACAGGGATCGGATTGTCATAGCGGAAGGCACTTGGGAAGGGCCGTTCCTCATCGGGGCGGCGGTTGAGCTTGAGGGTGTTTCCGGAAAACGATTTTTCCAATGCGCGGCGGATGCCGGCAGCGTGCTCGGATTTGCACCTGGCGTGAAAGGCGTGCGTGTAAGGGGCCTGACCGTGCGGCACCTGTCCTTTGATGCGGGCGAGGAGCGCTTTTCCCTGGCTCATGTGCGGGGCGCGGGTGTGGAGTTCTCGGATTGCCGCTTTGAGCTGGGCAGCGGGCACGGGATCGCCGTAACGGAGAGCGGACATGCGAAGGTTGTGCGCTGTCGATTCACGGAGAACGGCTGGAACGGGATCGGCGTCTCAGGCTCCGGCAGCCTGCTGGAGGCGGAGAAAAACATGCTCAAGGGGAATTTCCAGAATGGCATCGAGGCTTGGGACGGGGCGGCGGTGATCCTCACCGGCAACGAGTCCAGTGGCAACAGCCGCAACGGCATTCACGTCGATTGCGGGACGGCATCCGCGACGGTGTTGGACAACAAGCTAACGGGGAACCGGGAATTCGGAATGGTCGTGACCAGCGCGGGCGAGGGCGAGGTCACGGGGAACACGATGGGGAATAATATCTTAGGAGGGATGGTCGTGAAGGCGGGTGGTGCAAAAGTTACGGTGAAGGACAACGCGATCAGCTCCAACGGCGGCCCCGGCCTTGTGCTCGAGAAAGGTGTCCCGGAGGATGGCTACGCCGCCAACCGAATTTCCGGCAACGGCGGCAAACAACTCATCTCAGGCATCGACTTCTCTGCCGGGGAATGA
- a CDS encoding nucleotide pyrophosphohydrolase, whose product MSLQEITEKIRAFRDERDWAQFHNPKDMAIAISLEASELLEHFLWKNPEEVEQRIAEKRGEIESEIADIAIYLTELADNLGMDLLKAMENKIRANAYKYPAERVRGSSKKYTEYGESAE is encoded by the coding sequence ATGAGCCTACAGGAAATCACCGAAAAAATCCGCGCCTTCCGCGATGAGCGGGATTGGGCTCAGTTCCACAACCCCAAGGATATGGCCATCGCGATCTCCCTGGAGGCAAGCGAACTGTTAGAGCACTTCCTGTGGAAAAATCCGGAGGAAGTGGAGCAACGCATCGCCGAAAAACGTGGTGAGATTGAGTCGGAGATCGCCGATATCGCCATCTACCTGACAGAGCTGGCGGACAACCTCGGCATGGATCTGCTCAAGGCGATGGAAAACAAGATCCGCGCCAACGCATACAAGTATCCGGCGGAGCGGGTGAGGGGATCGTCGAAGAAATACACGGAATACGGCGAGAGCGCGGAATGA
- a CDS encoding spermine synthase, which yields MKITTTLATSTTPDGEPLILQEHDGQHFMKVRGVPLMSTTASSSEQTMAELGCANLPTKPRVLIGGLGFGFTLRRVLELCPADAIVDVAELLPVVVEWNRVFLAGVNGLLVDDPRVRIHIRDVAEIIRRAGAERYDAILLDVDNSPDPLVQEGNAGLYGMNGIALAKAALNPGGRVVYWSANQDKGFAKALGKVFGNSESVGAKAYPKAKRFTHTLFVAQRA from the coding sequence ATGAAAATCACCACCACCCTGGCCACGTCGACCACCCCGGATGGCGAGCCGCTCATCCTCCAGGAGCACGATGGGCAGCATTTCATGAAGGTTAGGGGAGTGCCGCTGATGAGCACCACCGCCTCTTCCTCCGAGCAGACGATGGCGGAGCTTGGTTGTGCGAATCTTCCGACAAAGCCGCGTGTCCTGATCGGCGGGTTGGGCTTCGGATTCACCCTGCGGCGGGTGCTTGAGCTTTGCCCGGCGGATGCAATCGTAGATGTCGCGGAATTGCTGCCGGTGGTGGTTGAATGGAACCGGGTGTTTCTGGCAGGGGTGAACGGACTGCTCGTGGATGATCCGCGCGTGCGCATCCATATCCGGGACGTCGCCGAGATCATCAGGCGTGCGGGCGCTGAGCGCTATGATGCGATCCTGCTGGACGTGGACAATAGCCCGGATCCTTTGGTACAGGAAGGCAACGCCGGGCTTTACGGTATGAACGGCATCGCCCTTGCGAAGGCGGCCCTGAATCCCGGGGGGCGGGTGGTTTATTGGTCGGCGAACCAGGACAAGGGTTTCGCGAAAGCCCTCGGAAAGGTTTTCGGAAACTCGGAGAGCGTCGGGGCGAAGGCGTATCCGAAGGCGAAGCGTTTCACGCATACGCTGTTTGTGGCGCAGCGTGCGTGA
- the purT gene encoding formate-dependent phosphoribosylglycinamide formyltransferase, whose translation MSDTPSIGTPFSETATRVMLCGSGELGKEVAIELQRYGVEVIACDSYPDAPAMQVADHAEVFSMLDGARLREAIVKHRPHLVVPEVEAIATGTLAEIEAEGLATVIPTARATQLTMNREGIRRLAAETLGLATSPYRFAATWEEYCAAVAEIGMPCVVKPIMSSSGKGQSTVREDKCISPAWAYAQEGGRAGHGKVIIEGFVDFDYEITLLTLRHVGGTSFLEPIGHLQVDGDYRESWQPQPMSAAAFEESRRIAKAVTDDLGGYGVFGVELFVKGDKIYFSEVSPRPHDTGMVTMVSQDLSQFALHARAILGLPIPNIVQHGPSASAALLVEGVSERVAYENLAEALAEPDTQIRLFGKPEVKGKRRMGVALARGGTIKEARERARNSVAAIKVKL comes from the coding sequence ATGAGCGACACCCCAAGCATAGGCACCCCGTTTTCCGAAACCGCGACCCGCGTGATGCTCTGTGGCTCCGGGGAACTGGGCAAGGAGGTCGCCATCGAACTCCAGAGATACGGTGTGGAAGTAATCGCCTGCGATTCCTATCCGGACGCACCGGCCATGCAGGTGGCGGATCATGCGGAGGTGTTTTCCATGCTGGACGGGGCACGGCTGCGTGAAGCGATCGTGAAACACCGGCCTCATCTGGTGGTGCCGGAGGTCGAGGCCATCGCAACCGGCACCCTCGCGGAGATCGAGGCCGAAGGGCTGGCCACGGTGATCCCTACTGCACGCGCGACTCAGCTGACGATGAACCGCGAAGGGATACGCCGCCTGGCGGCGGAAACGCTAGGACTTGCCACCTCGCCCTACCGCTTCGCCGCCACCTGGGAGGAATATTGCGCCGCCGTGGCAGAGATCGGCATGCCCTGCGTGGTAAAACCGATCATGAGCAGCTCCGGCAAGGGGCAGAGCACGGTACGCGAGGACAAGTGCATCTCACCCGCATGGGCATACGCACAGGAAGGCGGGCGGGCGGGGCACGGGAAAGTGATCATCGAGGGCTTTGTCGATTTCGACTACGAGATCACGCTACTCACCCTGCGCCACGTGGGGGGGACAAGTTTCCTGGAGCCCATCGGTCACCTCCAGGTCGATGGGGATTACCGCGAGAGCTGGCAGCCGCAGCCGATGAGCGCGGCCGCATTTGAGGAATCCCGGCGTATCGCAAAAGCGGTCACGGATGATCTGGGAGGGTATGGTGTTTTCGGGGTTGAACTCTTCGTCAAGGGCGACAAGATCTATTTCAGCGAGGTCTCGCCCCGCCCGCATGACACGGGAATGGTCACGATGGTTTCGCAGGATCTGAGCCAGTTCGCGCTGCATGCCAGAGCCATCCTCGGCCTGCCAATCCCGAACATCGTCCAGCATGGGCCCTCGGCCTCCGCGGCGCTGCTGGTGGAAGGCGTTTCGGAGAGGGTCGCCTACGAAAATCTGGCGGAAGCGCTGGCGGAGCCGGACACGCAGATCCGCCTTTTCGGAAAGCCGGAGGTGAAGGGGAAACGCCGCATGGGGGTTGCATTGGCACGCGGAGGAACGATCAAGGAGGCGCGGGAGAGAGCGCGCAACTCAGTCGCCGCGATCAAGGTGAAGCTCTAG
- a CDS encoding aspartate kinase, giving the protein MPLIVQKYGGTSVGSIDRIRNVAARMKRTRDEGNKVVAVVSAMSGITDKLIGMAKELGENPSERELDVLLATGEQQSIALVAMALQSLGVDAASITGRQAGIFTTGSHTRGRISNMDPSLMNRFLDEGKTLVVAGFQGITLEGMVHTLGRGGSDLTAIAVAASLKADVCQILTDVDGVYTCDPRVVKNARKLPEISYDEMLEMASSGSKVMQSRSVEFAKKFGVIFEVRSSLNDNPGTIVLEEHPNMENVVIRGISIERSQARVTISGIPDEPGMSGKILGALADAEINLDMIVSNISNDDRSKHSFTMHSTDLGKAQAALKPVLAELSPDARIQTEAGIAKLSAVGIGMRSHSGVAATMFKALGAKGINIGMISTSEIKIAVTVDEIHIEDAARAVHDAFGLDKEPA; this is encoded by the coding sequence ATGCCCCTGATCGTACAGAAATACGGCGGAACCTCCGTCGGCTCCATCGACCGCATCCGCAATGTCGCCGCACGCATGAAGCGCACCCGCGACGAGGGCAACAAGGTTGTCGCAGTGGTCTCGGCCATGTCCGGCATCACCGACAAGCTCATCGGCATGGCCAAGGAGCTTGGGGAAAACCCCTCCGAACGGGAACTCGATGTCCTGCTTGCCACCGGCGAGCAGCAATCCATCGCCCTGGTGGCCATGGCCCTGCAGTCGCTCGGGGTCGACGCTGCCTCCATCACCGGCAGGCAGGCGGGGATTTTCACCACCGGCAGCCACACCCGCGGACGCATCTCCAACATGGATCCGTCCCTGATGAACAGGTTTCTCGATGAGGGGAAAACCCTGGTTGTCGCCGGATTCCAGGGGATCACGCTCGAAGGCATGGTGCACACCCTCGGGCGGGGAGGGTCCGATCTCACCGCAATCGCAGTGGCCGCCTCGCTCAAGGCGGATGTATGCCAGATCCTCACAGACGTGGACGGCGTCTACACCTGCGATCCGCGGGTCGTGAAGAACGCCCGCAAGCTCCCGGAAATTTCCTACGATGAGATGTTGGAAATGGCCTCCTCCGGATCCAAGGTCATGCAATCCCGATCCGTCGAGTTTGCGAAAAAATTCGGGGTCATTTTCGAAGTCCGCTCATCCCTCAACGACAACCCAGGAACCATCGTGCTAGAAGAACATCCCAACATGGAAAACGTAGTCATCCGCGGAATCTCCATCGAGCGGTCGCAAGCCCGCGTGACCATATCCGGCATTCCCGACGAACCGGGCATGTCCGGGAAAATCCTCGGGGCTCTCGCCGATGCGGAGATCAACCTCGACATGATCGTCTCTAACATCTCCAACGACGACCGCTCGAAGCATTCCTTCACCATGCACTCCACCGATCTCGGGAAAGCCCAGGCGGCGCTCAAGCCAGTGCTCGCCGAGCTTTCCCCCGACGCGCGGATCCAGACGGAGGCGGGCATCGCAAAGCTCTCCGCCGTCGGCATCGGCATGCGCTCCCACTCCGGGGTCGCCGCCACCATGTTCAAGGCGCTCGGCGCAAAAGGCATCAACATCGGCATGATCTCCACCTCGGAAATCAAGATCGCGGTCACCGTTGACGAGATCCACATCGAGGACGCCGCCCGTGCCGTGCACGATGCCTTCGGGCTGGACAAGGAGCCGGCCTAA
- a CDS encoding PQQ-dependent sugar dehydrogenase — MNPIPAVFLAILTAAPAAPLIKQTLATGLLDPMEVAIAPDGNLFVAEREGRLLRINPQTGGIFEIGNITVEALRSSDPKSNYAREDGLLGIALDPDFTANQRIFLYYSAPDVVANRLSRFTLKDGKIDPASELKLLEIPTEREHKVCHHGGSVEFGPDGLLYVSTGDNTNPFESGGVAPIDDREGRTERDAQRSAGNTNDLRGKILRIKPTETGYEIPAGNLFKPGTEKTRPEIYVMGCRNPFRISIDPKTKTLYWGEVGPDAKGDSPKGPMGHDEVNQAKKAGNYGWPFVIADNKPYPIVDFNGNKVGKMTDPSAPENPGQRNTGLKDLPPAQAALIWYPYGDSQEFPVMGKGGRNAMAGPVFYHDPSRKTNILGKGDDRTLLTYDWIRGNIFKAKLAADERLEKLDMLMDKLVHPMDLEMDRDGSLILLEYGSGWYFNTNGSVSRLIPDDGNKPPTLAIKPTPGVSNGYSVDKAEDPENGKITVTWYATEGVTERELGSGSGMTLPEGVFSDIRAVATDDKGARAFARIALDHSKEMPQLALEIDSPKKPRGFGDEVKFKVSSKVTPDAKQIVFRARYIEPTGHDSGGPEFTADIAELAKSSQCLACHQVDGASVGPSYLDVSLRYSGRGDAAAYLAGKLKTGGGGVWGDVPMPPQVALKPEDSGKLIAAILGLSKGISEARGTLQGSIKLSPQGESQPGGAWEFSAEAPGFSAARIRVAAQ; from the coding sequence ATGAACCCGATTCCTGCTGTTTTCCTCGCCATCCTCACCGCAGCCCCTGCGGCCCCGCTCATCAAGCAAACACTCGCCACCGGCCTGCTCGATCCAATGGAAGTGGCCATCGCGCCGGACGGGAATCTCTTCGTAGCGGAGCGTGAGGGTCGGCTGCTTCGCATCAACCCGCAGACCGGCGGGATTTTCGAGATCGGTAACATCACCGTCGAAGCATTGCGCTCCTCCGATCCGAAAAGCAACTACGCCCGCGAGGACGGATTGCTGGGCATCGCCCTTGATCCGGATTTCACAGCCAACCAACGCATTTTCCTCTACTACAGCGCCCCGGATGTCGTTGCGAACAGGCTTTCACGCTTCACCCTGAAAGACGGGAAAATCGACCCCGCCTCCGAGCTGAAACTCCTGGAGATCCCCACCGAGCGCGAGCACAAGGTCTGCCACCACGGCGGCTCGGTCGAGTTCGGCCCAGACGGTTTGCTCTACGTTTCCACCGGAGATAACACCAATCCATTCGAGAGCGGCGGTGTCGCCCCCATCGACGATCGCGAAGGCCGCACGGAACGGGACGCGCAGCGTAGCGCGGGCAACACCAACGACCTTCGCGGCAAGATCCTCCGCATCAAGCCGACCGAAACGGGCTATGAGATCCCGGCCGGGAACCTTTTCAAGCCCGGCACCGAAAAGACCCGCCCGGAGATCTATGTGATGGGCTGCCGTAATCCGTTCCGAATCTCCATTGACCCGAAAACAAAGACCCTCTACTGGGGCGAGGTAGGCCCCGATGCGAAGGGAGATTCCCCGAAAGGGCCAATGGGCCATGACGAGGTGAACCAGGCGAAAAAAGCCGGCAACTATGGCTGGCCATTCGTGATCGCGGACAACAAGCCCTATCCCATCGTGGATTTCAACGGCAACAAGGTTGGCAAGATGACCGATCCCTCCGCCCCGGAAAACCCCGGCCAGCGCAACACCGGCCTAAAAGACCTCCCGCCCGCCCAGGCCGCCCTCATCTGGTATCCGTATGGTGACAGCCAGGAATTCCCCGTCATGGGCAAGGGCGGCCGCAACGCCATGGCCGGCCCGGTGTTTTACCACGATCCCTCGCGTAAGACCAACATCCTCGGCAAAGGGGATGACCGTACGCTGCTCACCTACGATTGGATTCGTGGGAATATCTTCAAGGCAAAGCTAGCCGCAGATGAGAGACTGGAAAAACTCGACATGCTCATGGACAAGCTCGTCCACCCCATGGATCTGGAGATGGACAGGGACGGCTCCCTCATCCTCCTCGAATACGGCTCCGGCTGGTATTTCAACACCAACGGATCTGTCTCACGCCTCATTCCCGACGATGGCAACAAGCCGCCGACGCTCGCCATCAAGCCGACTCCCGGGGTTTCCAACGGGTACTCCGTCGACAAGGCGGAAGACCCGGAGAACGGCAAGATCACCGTCACCTGGTATGCCACCGAGGGAGTGACAGAGCGCGAGCTTGGCAGCGGCTCCGGCATGACGCTGCCGGAAGGTGTTTTCAGCGACATCCGCGCAGTCGCCACGGATGACAAGGGCGCCAGGGCATTCGCGCGTATCGCCTTGGATCACTCCAAGGAAATGCCGCAACTTGCCCTTGAGATCGATAGCCCCAAGAAGCCCCGCGGATTCGGAGATGAGGTGAAATTCAAGGTGAGTTCCAAGGTCACGCCGGACGCCAAGCAAATCGTCTTCCGCGCCCGCTACATCGAGCCGACGGGGCACGATTCCGGCGGCCCGGAATTCACCGCAGACATTGCGGAACTTGCGAAAAGCAGCCAGTGCCTCGCCTGCCACCAGGTGGACGGGGCATCGGTCGGCCCTTCCTACCTGGATGTCTCGCTGAGATATTCCGGGCGCGGGGATGCCGCCGCATACCTTGCGGGAAAACTCAAAACCGGCGGCGGTGGTGTCTGGGGTGATGTGCCAATGCCACCCCAGGTCGCGCTGAAGCCGGAAGATTCCGGGAAACTCATCGCCGCCATCCTCGGCCTGTCAAAGGGCATTAGCGAGGCAAGGGGGACCCTGCAAGGAAGCATCAAGCTGTCCCCGCAGGGCGAATCACAGCCGGGCGGCGCATGGGAGTTTTCCGCTGAGGCTCCCGGTTTTTCCGCCGCCAGGATACGCGTCGCTGCGCAGTGA